The following nucleotide sequence is from Diospyros lotus cultivar Yz01 chromosome 3, ASM1463336v1, whole genome shotgun sequence.
TGGTTCTAATATTAAAATTGTacatgatttttcttttcagttGATAACTAAACACTGTTCTCtctttaacttaaaaattgattaaaattttcttaagtaatcACCAACTCTCAAAGCATCATTCTTGGaacacattttctcatgttGGCTTTTATACAAATGTGATTAACTTGATTCTACCTCAAGATATATAGGTAACTGTAGTTCCCCTCCCATATGTGGTCACACCATTGAAGTTTAGATGTTTACATGAGCATGATCTGACACAAACATTTTGAAGCcacaaatttcaaaaattgtcGTACACAACATGATAGAGACACATGATTAGGTAAGTATATATTTTACAGTTAGCATGAAATCATTAAATGTATCTTaagttttttaattacaaatgcATTCAATTTTCTATATCAAAATAGAAGATGGCTACTTAACACAACGCTCTTGTGCTAACCATTGGCTACCTAATTTAACCCTCCTCGTTCATCCAACAATGTGATTGGTTATAATAGGCCTCCCAGTCGTCAATCCCCAACCCGCATTTCTCTGGTGTGGCAACAGCGGTGGAGGTTGCGCCGAGTAGTGGTAGGACCAGGTGGAGCTCCGAGTCAAATCCTAGACCCGAGGTGGTGCTGGGTTCTTGCCACTTCTGAGATGGGTTGCCAAAAACCGTCGCCACCTCTGTCGTGTCGGTGGACTCGCTGCTGTTGTCGCCGCCGAAGGAGGAAGATAAGGTTGAGGAGGAAGTCGGTGGGCTTGGGCTTCCAATGGTCTCCAGGACAGAGGTGGGCTCTGGCTGCTCTCTTCCAAGAAAGCAACTCGAGCTGGTGGTGGGTTCTTGCCACTTCTGAGATGGGTTGCCAAAAACTGCCGCCACCTCTGTCGTGTCGGTGGACCCGCTGCTGTTGTCCCCACTGAAGGAGGAAGATAAGGTTGAGGAGGAAGACGGTGGGCTTGGGCTTCCAATGGTCTCCAAGACAGAGGTGGGCTCTGGCTGCTCTCTTCCAAGAAAGCAACTCTCCTTGTTCCAATTCTTCTTCCACTGaaacaacaacaaatttatagaagatgaagaacaaCACGACAAAATGGCATTGGTTTGGCCTTGTTCATTGACGAGCTGGTCCAGAAATGACGTTGTTTTTGCTATTGTGTTCATTATTTGACACATTAGCTGCCATGTAAGCAACGACACACACTTGCTCGATCAAGGCCTAGACCGAGTAGTGGTAGGACTAGGTGGAGCTCCGAGTCAAGTCCTAGACCCGAGCTGGTGGTGGGTTCTTGCCACTTCTGAGATGGGTTGCCAAAAACCGCTGCCACCTCTGTTGTGTCGGTGGACCCGCTGTTGCTGCCACCGCCGAAGGAGGAAGATAAGGTTGAGGAGGAAGCCGGTGGGCTTGGGCTTCCAATGGTCTCCAAGACAGAGGTGGGCTCTCGCTGCTCTCTTCCAAGAAAGCAACTCTCCTTGTTCCAATTCTTCTTCCATTGAAACAACAACAGATTTACAGAAGACGAAGAACAACACGACAAAATGGCGTTGTTTTGGCCGTGCTCATTGACGAGCTGGTCCAGAAATGACACCATTTTTGTTGATGTGTTCGTTATTTGACACATTAGCTGCCACGTAAGCAACGACACACACTTGCTCGATcaatgataaaattgaaacaaaaataaaagttcgATGACTAAATTGAAGCAAATATCAAaacatgataaaatttaaaattgaccCTAAATTTAGGATATATTAATCTATTTGGCCTATTATAACCAATCACATTGCTAGATGAACAAGGAGGGTTGACTTAGGTAGCCAATGGTCAGCACAAGAGTGTTGTGTTAGATAGCCATCTTCTATTTTGATATAGAAAATTGAATgcatttgtaattaaaaaacttAAGATACATTTAATGTTTTCATgctaaatgtaaaatatatacttATCTAATCATGTGTCTCCATCATGTTGTGTAcaacaatttttgaaatttgtgGCTTCAAAATGTTTGTGTCAGATCATGCTCATGCCAACATCTACACTTCAATGGTGACCACATATGGGAGGGAACTACAGTTACCTATATATCATGAAGTGTTAAGGGGATTACTCAATCCAAAAATGAAATCATATTGATTACCAAACACTGAAgtaattttttatggaattgacTTAGGTTTGCTTGAATATAGGTTTTGTATAGAAACAAAAGATGAAAGAAGATAAGTGAGAAACCAAAGAAGAGATAACACTTCTGGGGCTAGAAATTTGTATTTGAGTTATGATTCCTTTgtaaatgaataaatgtcatacTCTAATTTATGTTTTAGATGTATTCTATTGATTAATCCATTTCCCATAGTAGGGTTTGGAAATGATATTCTCCCCAATATGCCACTTTGTAACTTATTTGTAGGcttgaatttcttttagattAATATGTTAATTTTGATAGTGAttctaaattgcaaaagaaattgatGTATTTGCTTACCAAAAATGAATACTTGCCTGGGTTTGGGGATTGCTTTTAATAGCTGTTTATCTAgtcatttcatttctttaaaatttcattgcttaatttttatgaataaaatggAGTCAAATGTGAAATATTAGAAGATTATATTCTAAAAGACgtgtatttttcattatattttttgtttatatgtaagtgggaaaaaaataattatgataaaATGGTGAGTGGAAGACTACAATTTGTATAATGAGCTAAAGTTCTTCTTAGATGGAATTTATCAGAATGTCTTTATCAAATAAGGGCTTAGTAGGCAGTTTTATTGGTTAATCAAGTCAATAACATTTTCTTGTTCAAATTAAGGACTAACAAGGCATTTTGCATAGTCTAACACAAATCTGAGCCTGTAAATGCAGGGGAGGTCAATGTTAATATGTGAAACCTGGTGATACACCAAACCACATTGGATCTAGGTGAAATTCACTACCCTGCGTTGACCAAATTGGTGTCACACATGCCATCAATATATCAAAGCTTTAACCCCACTAGTAGGGTGGTGGGGACATCATGGAGATGCACATACCAAACTGAACACCCTTTGCGAAATCTAAAAccataattttttcaaatcaaatgtcCATttcaagtgttttttttttttttccttttcttcttttgcatggcCTAATTGAATGCAGCAATGGACTCCTACTTCTTAAAGCAAGTCAATGCCCCttttcatgcaaatttaataatatttaaattttgatttcccAAGAGAATTTTATCTTAGGACACAATTGGGCCTAAATAGGAGTATAACGAGCTATAATTAGAAATTTCATTcatcattttgatttttctctGCAGTAAAGTACTTCTGTTGCTCTTCTAGGATTTGATGTTcagaatttagaaaaaaaaaaaaatgtcttttcTAGTCCATACGGCACCTATGTTTCTAAAAGGGCATCCCTAGTGTGAAGCTCCCTGCTTCGCAAGGGTTAGGGGAGCGTATCAGCTTATCCCAGCACAACGGGAAGGATTTTATGTTCCTTTTAGCCAAACTGTTTCTTTTTGTGCGGCCATTGTGGAATGGTTGCTTTTTCTCTTCAGCCTCTTTTTCAAACTAAAAACCTAGTGGACTAAGTTTTTCTAGTTCTCTTGCTTCTTGTTTTTGGTTGAtagttttctagttttctcttTTAGGTTTATTGATTTCAGCAAAAAATTGTGATTATCTGTCTCTTGAGTACTCTTTTTATGATGCTCAGTTGCTTCCCCATCATATCACTTTGGTCCTTTTGTTTAGTTCTTAACACATATAGTTCAATTTGTTTGAGCTTTTAAGTTCTTGAACTAGTCTCATATTATTTTCTATGCCACCCCTATATAATCCCCTTCTATGCATTAAAACACGATTTCCAAACATGCATGCTTTTGAAAGTTATGCAAGCATGGGCAATTTTCCCaatttattcatttctattgcAAATTGAGCCCAAATATTAAACATAATTTGTAACTTGTATTGAGGTCAGTATAGATCTTTGTAAGATTTTGTGGATGTCTATGTTTTATTAATGTGTCTTATCATGTGCAGTTGTTCCTCCTTATgctctgtttcttctttttaattctgAATATGTATCGCTCATCTTGATTGAGCTGTCAAATTCATCTTTTGTCTTATCTTTTTCTCATGGAACATTCCTAACAGAAAACTTATCCATCACCTATGTGCAGGAAAACAATAAGAATGAGCTTGAAAGGCTAGACAAAGAGAGGCATGATGACTTTTTGAGCATGTTGAAAGGGTTTGTAGTTAATCAGGTATAGTCTCTTGATTACTGGTGCCATGGACTTTCTTGTGTTATCTGGAGCGTAAGTTTGCTACTTGGCTAATGAGTTGCACTTCCTGTGTTTGAACCCAGTCATAGATAATTCCATCTAGGGTACCTATTGACTTGCATAAGTTTGGTGAAATTTCTTGGGCCGTTTGCATTTGTAGTGTTTTCCTGTCATTTTAGTTTAGTTTCTAAAAATGTTGGTTCACTGAAATTCAGTACTAACTTTtttgatttttactagaaaatGGTGGTTTCTGTAGTCCAATGGTTGAATACCAATGTTGAACCTTTATATTTTCTACTTAAAATCTTCCATTTTTCAAATTGAGGTCAATATAGTTTGATCCATTAATATCATGTGCTTCctagtaaaaataattattgggTTTGAGCTAAGAAATTATCTTGCAAGCAGAGATGGAAGGAGAATACCTTTGGTTTCTTTAAGTGAAATAGATCGCTTGTTTTACTGGTATGATCTACAAAAGTTTAATAAATGATTTAACAGAATTAGATTTCTGGTCTGAAGCTACAATTGACTCTCTCGTGTAGTTTCTATAAATTAGTCTTATCCTTTTTGCTGTTTAGATTCTGAATTTAGCTGAAATAGGAAGCACATCATCTGATAGGCTTTAATGTGGAAGCAGAGGGCTTAAAACAGAGAATTGGAAGTTTGAGATTAGCATTAAAAGTTGGATTGAGTTTGCCCTTGGGAACAATACAGATCTGTGACCCTATTAGATAAACTGTCTGACCTGGCTCTCATGTTTTTCTAAACAATGCCCCTGTGCTGGCAAAAATTTAGTTCTTTTTGGTTGTCCAATTTCACTGAGAATGCATTTTGGTGAACAAATTGGAGCTCGAGCCAGAACTATTTATCTTTTAAGTTCTTTCCAGAAAGTAAAAGAGTCTTCCTTCAATTTGTAAATTGAATAGGAAAtacttggaaaaagaaaagggaaaaatgtGTATGAGACGCATGGTCGCAGCCCATCCATAttgtttcttctcttattttcaCGCTGCAGATATGTTGGGAAAACTGGCATAATGACGTTTCCATATTGGACCTCCTTCCTTTTAGTTTATTGCTTATATCTTCTGTTTCCTTTTGATGAGATGTCTTATGTTGCCTTCTCTCAAAATGAGTGACCAAACAGGTTGGATACGCGGAGAAGATGGAGAATGTGTGGAAAATGGTTGCAGATGAAACAAGTGGATATGCCAAAAAGGCCAGTGGCTGATGCAAAAATGTCCAGTGGTTCAgaatgtttcttcttctttacacCTGCGTCCGGCTGTAGTTTGTTTGTGTACCTAATTTAAGAGACACCCAGTAGTCGTTGACTCGGCAAAGCTTTTTAATATGCTAGaaatctcccccccccccccccccccccccggcgttAAATTCAGTAATGGACAATAAGCTTCGTTAAATCCccaaaattcaagtttttatGTTCCAGGTTTATCGGTTGCAGTGCAGCTACGTAAACTAATTCTGGTTTCAAGCGCGGGGCTGGATGAGAAGATGCCGCTGCTGCaccttttttattcttttttctggGCAGTTGGCCTAACCTTgtaaacatgtttttttattttttgggggaaATGATATtcctgtatatatattatttttttgtttgttggtGAATGAgcgtgttattttttttaattatgccATTACTTCTTTGAAATGAAATGTAAGCTTCAACCCAACAGAAATCATTCACTAAAAATGAACGGAAACAAAACGGGTATTTTTACAGACACACTTGAGAGACCACACTCTCGCTGCATGgcatcaaaaatttaaaagaatgaaagaatTCGAGAACAGACGCATGTCCTCTTTTACCTACTAAACAATCAAAAACCCAACTACTAGTGTTCCCTTTCTAGTCACTCGTGGAAGAGGGGGCTCCCGCCCCATCCCCATCGTCGCCGGAACCTGCAGCTGTCCTGGTGTCCGGTCTAATCTCCTCCAGTTGTTGTAGGACCTGCTGAACTTCCGGCCGCGCTGATGGCGAGGGATCAACACAGTGCAGAGCCAGTTTCAGCGTGTTGAGCAACTCATCGCCGATTGTAGGCGCATCCTTCATCAACTCCAAGTCAAAAACTTCATTAGTCCACTCCTCTTTCACAATGGAGGCAACCCACTGAGGCAAGTCCACACCATTCATTGCCTCACCAGGGGACTTCCCTGTCAAGAGCTCCAGGATGATCACTCCCAGGCTGTACACATCAGTCTTTGTGTTCGCTTTCTTCAGCTTCGAGAGCTCCGGCGCTCGGTACCCCAGCGCCCCGGCAGCCGCGATCACATTGGAATTCGCAGCCGCCGTCATGAGCCGGGAAAGCCCATAATCGGAGATCTTTGCATTGGTGTGATCATCAAGCAGAACGTTGCTGGATGTGAGGTTGCCATGGATTATGTTCATTTCTGCGTGAAGGTAGAGCAAGCCCCGAGCTGTGCCTTGCGCTATCTTCATCCTTGTCTGCCAATCAATCGCAGTCTCAGGGCCGCGTGCTGCAAGAACAAAAATGATTAGCGAGTCAAAAATAATGTGGCAGACCTAACCTCGACCTCGTATAGTAAGATAAAAAGTTTGTTGTTTGTGCCTCTCACCATGGAGGAAGGCTGCTAGGCTTCCCTTAGGCATGTAGTCAAAGACAAGAAGCTTCTCTCCTTTGGGGCCCAAGTAATAAGCCCTCAAAGCCAAGAGATTGGGGTGTCTGATCTTCCCAAGCACATTGACTTCAGCTTCAAATTCCTTCTGGCTTTTAGTTATCTTCTCCCTCAGCCTCTTCACCGCAACTTGGCTGCCATCCTCCAGAGTGGCCTTGTAAACAGTTCCATAAGTGCTCTTCCCCATAATCTCCGCAGTTGCGCACAGAAGATCATCAGCCGTGAACACCATGGGGCCGTCAAAATGGACGAGCTTTCCGCCCGTCTCTCCGGCTGCCTCGGCTTCGCCTCCGGCCGGCGGGACACCTTTTTCAGCCCTTGATGCAGCCTGGCCATCCTTCTCCTTTGAGGCAGCCCTTTTCCTGACCAAACAGCAGAGCAAAATACAACAAAGTAAAAGCAGGACTATAAGCAGAGCGCCGGCTGCTATGAGAATAATGTCTTTGGTACTCAGCTTCCGGCCCCGGCCCTTTTGGTTTCTCGGGAGAGGGAGGGGGGGAACCAGGAGGAGCCATTGAAGGACACGGGGTTGAAGCACTGAACCCACATAGCTGAAGGTTTCCCACAAAGGAGCTTGAATTGAACTTTTGGGAGAGGCGAATTGGAACAGGGCCGGATAAGTTGTTATAAGAAACATTGAAGGAACTGAGATTTGTGAGATCACCAAGGGAGCTGGGGATTTCTCCACTGAGATTGTTGTGAGCCAAATTAAGAACACTAAGTTTCTGTAGTTTGTTCAATGATTCTGGGATTTGGCCATCAAGGTGGTTGTTCTCCAAGTTGAGAACTTTAAGTGAGGACAGATTGGAGACGCCAATAGGCAAGCTCCCATTGATGGCATTGTAAGAGAGATCAAGTGTTGTGAGCCTGGAAAACCTGCCCATTTCATCTGGCAGTGTTCCACTGATTTTGTTGTGGCCAAGGGAGAGCTCTTGGAGCTCACTGGATTTGCCAAGAGGAGGAGGAACTGCTCCAAAGAGATTATTGTATTGAAGAGCAAGAAAGATCAAGGAAGGTGAGCGAGTTAGGCTATCTGGGATTGAGCCAGATAGGGAATTAAAGCTAAGGTTGAGTCTATAAAGCTTAGTAGAATTGGCAATGCTATATGGGATTGAACCCGATAAAGAGTTGTTGCTTAAATCGAGAGTTTGAAGCAGAGTGCAGGATCCAATGGAAGGTGGGATTGAACCCGCAATCCGGTTGTTGAAGAGCTGGACACCTCTGAGTTTGGGGAGAAACCCCAAAGATGTGGGGACTGGACCCTCAAGAAGATTGTCGTGGAGGCTGAGCTTCCTGAGGGCTTGAAGCTGCCCAATCTTTTCGGTGATTCGGCCGCCCAAACCCTTCCATGGAAGCTGGATTACTATCACTTGGCCTTGAGCACACTTGATACCGATCCAACCACCCGAGCAAGCTCCATATCCAGAGTCATTCCAGCTCTTCAAGAACCCTTTAGCGTCCACCAGTTCATGCTTGAAGGCTTGGAGGGCTTGGTAGTCCGCTTGGGTGACAACCACGCCGTCCCAAGCTTGGCCTGAAACGGGCTGGACCAGAAAAACCAGCAGCACTTGAAGGAACAATACAAACTCAAACTCCCCTTTCCATTTCTCCTTTCTCTTGGTGGAAATGTGGCACCAATTTGCCTCTCTTTTCGCCAGAAAATGAAGTTTAATCTGAGATGGGTTTTTGCACTCCATAAAAGCAAGGGAtttctgaagaagaagaagaagaagaatgagaaagagagagaatagataTGGGGTTGAGAAGGTTTATGGTTTTGTAATAGGAACTGGAGATGGGATTGAACAGATCATCAGATGGGGcacgtgagagagagagagagagaggaattaaggaggggggggggggggggggggggggggttgtgaaCAGAGGCGCCTCTTCCCacaaaagatagaaagaaaataaaaggggGCATAACGGCTAGTTGTTCTGATGACAGACACATGCCTAGGGTATAACACACACAATACTGTTTTTCTTTTATGGCACCCGTGGCTACAGGCTCCTCCGCCGCCTCCTCGTAACGGCTATCTTTTCCGCTGCCTTGGACATGGCAGCCTTAATTTACGATTCCGCCACTGGCACTGTCACTGCCACTGCGACCTTTCCGAAACTTCAACGTCATATGATTTGTATCCACCTCGGATTAATTAGGGATATGACGTGGACATGCCTGCCCATTGGCCCCACAAAATGCAAAAAAGTTTGggttttataaattttagttaaatttaataattaatttttattaaactaataaaaaatagcaGTTGAATTttgataacattttaaaaaataaaataaattttatcttcaCTTATTATTACGTATGCATAATTTAAATACGTAATAGTATATAAACTGCTAGTTTACAGGGATATATTGGCaaagtttagtgtaaattaaattggcaGCTTCAGAATATTTAAAGATTTGTAATAAAAAGttacaaaattcaaatagaTATATACCAaatgagagttttttttttttttcatgcccCAAAATAAAAGAGACGAACAAGAACTTAGCATCACtatcattattttctctctctttaaaaGAGTGTATGAGagctttaaatttttaagatttcACCACTATTACATTAGGTTAACTCCAACAATTTGCTAAATCGATCATCATTGTCAAATTTAGAGAACTAACCCTAAAATCACACCTCTAACAAATCTTGCAATCGCATTTGGCGAAGCTCATTTCGATTGTTAATGGCAATCAAAATCTGCAATGATTGCATCGTCATCCCTTTCCCCACAATGACCATCAATGTTAGAAAATGACAAGAttggttgaagaagaaaggtaTAGACGCGATAGAAGATAAATTGATTGCCAAATTTGACGATTGCAGCGACTAGGGGAACGACCGACTGCAACGACTCCACGAACAACCGACGGTTTGCAGAACAACCGTCGTCCATCATCCCAatagtttgtaattttttttttgagaaatttttatttatttgtgtattagATGAGTgatattgtatatttaattattgatttgtatatttgattattaagtttatgtatgtgcgtatttgattattgattttttgtatgtacatatttaattactaatttatgtatttaattattaattttgtatatatgtgtatttaattatttttgtgtgtttgattattgattattgattatatgtatgttaaaataaatagaattgaagattagtaataaataaatgaaataagtaATCAAATAGAGAGAAGAATATGAAGTGTTGTTAGAacacacataatttttttagataagatcgagtaaattatttataatataataaaaaatatggtgGATAAGGCGTACGATGGGGGAGCTGTTGGAGTGGCCTCAACAGAAGTGTTCTCCAATAAGCTATTTTTATTTGTCTTAACAATAAATTGCGTCCGGGTTGCAATGAAATGACAGCAATATTTATTTAAGATGAGAATTTTCACTTACATATCCTTTCCTTTGACTTTTATGTTAAATTCTCTTTTACAGCCCCCTCTTGTTAGTCTCATCTCATATATGCTTTATGATTCTTATTCTTGTCACTACTTGTTTACTTCCACCTTCAAAAAGACAGATCGTCTAAAATTCACCTTCTCACACACACCaattaaaacattatttttttcacttttacaAATGTAGCAAACACAATCGAAGGTCACCTAAAGGTGCACAAACTGCTTTCATAAAAGAAATTGCTTTACTAGATTATTATTAATGCTAGAATGGTGGTACATTTTTTTAGCTAAATTTCACACTGCCTTAAAATTTGACTAAAATAGCAcaaattatctttatatttttaaaaatagcacaCACTTCCATTGTCATTAATTAATCAAGCAAATGATCATTTTACCCTCATATTTAAAGATATTTCCTCCCTCTCCCTACCTTCtctttgcctttttttttttttttttctcatatccTCATAATTTCCTATTGTGGGGttttttcttattgttgttAGTTCAGTAATAGATTTTCTCCTCGTGATCAACCAACCAACAGAATAGATTGAGCGATGTGCTTGTAGTAAAAGCAAGACTAGAGTGATGTGTCAATGTTAAAAATGACGATGAAGATGACATCTAACAATgagttttcttctcttttttttgaacctttaaaaatctttgaaaATAACATCTAACAAAAAgtctctctaattttctttaaatcattATTGACAAACCCagaaatctttaaaaaaaaaggtttcaAACCCAAATTCAAAGAATCCTccaagttcaaaaatttgaaacccatactcaaaattagaatttttgagtTTGAAGAACATGGGTTCAAATAAACCTTTTTGAACATTTAAGTTTCTCTTTCTCATGGGGCCTTAATCAACCTATTAGGTGTGAGTtctaataatttgattttttttaatcttagaAAAGACacagaaaaatataaagattattttaataaaattaattatcattactTAACAACAAAAGGGTATGTGATACATCCAATTGATCCATGAACGACTTTAGAATCTGAATGTAATGACCATTTATAATCTACCAATTATGTCTTATATTTTAAGttcaaaataacatttgaaCTATAAATGAATTGATATGATTGGTGAAgagtttgttagtttaatttatattcgttcaataaataaataaataaatttaaataaaaaatttcaactcATTTAAACAAGTCGAATTCAAATAAAAACTTATTCGACTCATTTGTCTTCATAACATGTTCTATTCAAGTTATAAACAAATTcgtttataattaatttaaaatttatttattctttaattaaaatattatatacttatattttatatattataagacGTATGATATAGTATTCTTTTCATGaacaatttgtttttcttttctttttttttttttggccgaTGAAGATATTTGTCTTTTGAATACTCCCATTTATTGTTtgttaaacaataaaaaaacttgaaaataacaaatttattaattaaattcatttattattcaCGAACAAACT
It contains:
- the LOC127797468 gene encoding LOW QUALITY PROTEIN: probable leucine-rich repeat receptor-like protein kinase IMK3 (The sequence of the model RefSeq protein was modified relative to this genomic sequence to represent the inferred CDS: inserted 2 bases in 1 codon) yields the protein MECKNPSQIKLHFLAKREANWCHISTKRKEKWKGEFEFVLFLQVLLVFLVQPVSGQAWDGVVVTQADYQALQAFKHELVDAKGFLKSWNDSGYGACSGGWIGIKCAQGQVIVIQLPWKGLGGRITEKIGQLQALRKLSLHDNLLEGPVPTSLGFLPKLRGVQLFNNRIAGSIPPSIGSCTLLQTLDLSNNSLSGSIPYSIANSTKLYRLNLSFNSLSGSIPDSLTRSPSLIFLALQYNNLFGAVPPPLGKSSELQELSLGHNKISGTLPDEMGRFSRLTTLDLSYNAINGSLPIGVSNLSSLKVLNLENNHLDGQIPESLNKLQKLSVLNLAHNNLSGEIPSSLGDLTNLSSFNVSYNNLSGPVPIRLSQKFNSSSFVGNLQLCGFSASTPCPSMAPPGSPPPSPEKPKGPGXRKLSTKDIILIAAGALLIVLLLLCCILLCCLVRKRAASKEKDGQAASRAEKGVPPAGGEAEAAGETGGKLVHFDGPMVFTADDLLCATAEIMGKSTYGTVYKATLEDGSQVAVKRLREKITKSQKEFEAEVNVLGKIRHPNLLALRAYYLGPKGEKLLVFDYMPKGSLAAFLHARGPETAIDWQTRMKIAQGTARGLLYLHAEMNIIHGNLTSSNVLLDDHTNAKISDYGLSRLMTAAANSNVIAAAGALGYRAPELSKLKKANTKTDVYSLGVIILELLTGKSPGEAMNGVDLPQWVASIVKEEWTNEVFDLELMKDAPTIGDELLNTLKLALHCVDPSPSARPEVQQVLQQLEEIRPDTRTAAGSGDDGDGAGAPSSTSD